From Hippea alviniae EP5-r, the proteins below share one genomic window:
- the rpoZ gene encoding DNA-directed RNA polymerase subunit omega, giving the protein MEIFMSEVINGALKHFPSRYELVRVAAIRANSLLRGDKILLDERKAFGHKNTVISLLEIKEGLWKKK; this is encoded by the coding sequence ATGGAAATATTCATGTCTGAAGTGATAAATGGAGCGTTGAAGCATTTCCCAAGCAGATACGAGCTTGTAAGGGTTGCTGCAATAAGGGCAAACTCCCTATTAAGAGGAGACAAAATCCTGCTTGATGAGAGAAAGGCATTCGGGCATAAAAATACAGTTATTAGCCTTTTGGAAATTAAAGAGGGGCTGTGGAAGAAAAAATAG
- the rpoN gene encoding RNA polymerase factor sigma-54, with translation MIELRTSVDTHLGLILTPRIDLSLKILAMNITEIEQQLKEIAESNPIVKIEDDIKISKETYKDEKIKEIDESFKEYFHQEESVSDIIEATTSKEESLQESLLSQLTFEIDLDEKDLEIAKEIIYNINEKGFLDTTINEIADKTGSSLERVEFIRKRIIRLEPIGCAALDTKEFIMIQAEEEGIEIDKIKTLIDAMDDVNRPDLEKIKERTGFDKDEFRDILNALKSFLLYPLENYHSPKQTDFIEPDVYVRKINGKLIATLEDKILSKIAIDEEMLNEYIKNSDAKKFIEEKYKEIKEFIIAISQRNKTLLKTVNVILEKQSQFFEDGTIKPLTRKEIAEILGFNVSTITRAVSNKYMLFEGKIIPLSKFFSSGVSEDISKDYVKSIIKEMIDKENKLQPLSDDQIKAKLEKMGIKLTRRTITKYRKELNIPSSRERRCQDTL, from the coding sequence ATGATAGAGTTAAGAACCAGCGTTGATACGCATTTAGGCCTTATACTTACACCGCGCATAGATTTATCGCTAAAAATTCTGGCTATGAACATAACCGAGATAGAACAACAACTCAAAGAGATAGCCGAATCAAACCCAATAGTAAAGATAGAAGACGATATAAAAATATCAAAAGAGACATACAAAGACGAAAAAATCAAAGAGATAGACGAATCGTTCAAAGAGTATTTCCACCAAGAAGAGAGCGTTTCGGACATTATTGAAGCCACAACATCAAAAGAAGAGAGCCTTCAAGAGTCCCTACTCTCTCAGTTGACATTTGAGATAGACTTGGACGAGAAGGATTTGGAGATAGCAAAAGAAATTATATACAATATCAACGAGAAGGGCTTTTTGGATACGACAATAAACGAAATAGCAGACAAAACAGGCTCATCCTTGGAGAGAGTTGAATTTATAAGAAAAAGGATTATTAGGCTTGAACCTATTGGATGCGCAGCATTAGACACAAAAGAGTTTATTATGATTCAAGCAGAAGAAGAAGGTATAGAGATTGATAAAATAAAAACGCTCATCGATGCTATGGATGATGTCAATAGGCCAGACCTTGAAAAGATAAAGGAAAGAACGGGCTTTGATAAAGATGAGTTTAGAGATATTCTAAATGCACTCAAAAGTTTTCTCCTGTATCCACTTGAAAATTACCACTCACCTAAACAGACAGACTTTATAGAGCCAGATGTGTATGTAAGAAAGATAAACGGAAAGCTCATAGCCACACTTGAAGACAAAATTCTCTCAAAGATTGCAATAGACGAAGAGATGCTCAATGAATACATAAAAAACAGTGATGCAAAAAAGTTTATTGAAGAGAAATACAAGGAAATCAAAGAGTTTATCATCGCCATATCCCAAAGAAACAAAACACTTCTAAAGACGGTTAATGTAATATTGGAAAAACAGAGCCAATTTTTTGAAGATGGAACAATAAAACCGCTAACAAGAAAAGAGATAGCCGAGATTTTAGGATTTAATGTCTCAACTATAACAAGGGCTGTCTCAAACAAATATATGCTGTTTGAAGGCAAAATAATCCCTTTGAGCAAGTTCTTCTCAAGCGGTGTATCAGAAGATATATCAAAGGATTATGTCAAGTCGATAATAAAAGAGATGATAGATAAAGAGAACAAACTTCAGCCGTTGAGTGATGACCAGATTAAGGCAAAACTTGAAAAAATGGGCATAAAACTCACAAGAAGAACAATAACAAAATACAGAAAAGAGCTTAACATTCCAAGCTCTCGGGAGAGAAGATGTCAAGATACTCTATAG
- the gmk gene encoding guanylate kinase yields MKGLMFVVSSPTGAGKTTICEIIQQKREDIERVITHTTREPREGEINGVDYYFVSKEEFKEKIRKGGFVEYAIVHGNFYGTSKQALEDVLNKGKNALLAIDVQGARNIMESFKGRVVSIFILPPSFDEWLERLKKDKKRDKLSIRFKTALDEFKQIKNFDFCVINDKLDDAVKRVESIIDSCLCKLEFFEDEFVKKAEELKTQTEKFLEVNNGNIHV; encoded by the coding sequence ATGAAGGGCTTAATGTTCGTCGTCTCATCACCTACAGGCGCAGGCAAAACAACGATTTGTGAGATAATACAACAAAAAAGAGAAGACATAGAAAGGGTTATAACGCACACAACAAGAGAGCCCAGAGAAGGCGAGATAAACGGAGTTGATTATTACTTTGTAAGCAAAGAAGAGTTTAAAGAGAAGATAAGAAAGGGTGGATTTGTTGAGTATGCAATAGTGCATGGCAACTTTTATGGCACAAGTAAACAGGCTTTAGAAGATGTGCTAAACAAGGGCAAAAATGCACTTCTTGCCATTGATGTTCAAGGCGCAAGAAACATAATGGAGAGTTTTAAAGGCAGGGTTGTAAGCATATTTATACTGCCGCCATCTTTTGATGAGTGGTTAGAAAGACTCAAAAAAGACAAAAAAAGGGATAAACTCAGCATAAGATTCAAAACTGCCCTTGATGAGTTCAAACAGATAAAAAATTTTGATTTTTGCGTAATAAACGATAAATTAGATGATGCTGTCAAAAGGGTTGAGTCGATTATTGACTCATGCCTTTGTAAGCTTGAGTTTTTTGAAGATGAGTTTGTAAAAAAAGCAGAAGAGCTAAAAACTCAAACCGAGAAATTTTTGGAGGTGAACAATGGAAATATTCATGTCTGA
- a CDS encoding rod shape-determining protein MreC, which yields MRTLIIYVITAILLNVSVLAAGGLFYKVKNIVKESIVITSLPVSKGLNEIQRLINEYLVLISVQKENEHLRKQLTKCMLECKNKDKNDSNIQEASFSFKGNFDSTTIYLRTAKELNIKKNYCFVLEDNMHLVGIVKERIKNHIYKAYTVFNPSFVADVKIVGDDNQTFRALYMGNEYSPKVEFLDPNVEVKEGDSVYTTGEMGIFPPNLFIGTVKRVKSVNGYYKVAFVDIKRSFFNKWKVLIVCRKK from the coding sequence ATGAGAACACTTATCATATACGTGATTACAGCTATTCTGCTAAATGTCTCTGTTCTTGCTGCAGGTGGATTATTCTATAAAGTTAAAAACATAGTAAAAGAGAGCATAGTAATCACGAGCCTGCCCGTATCAAAAGGATTAAACGAGATTCAACGGTTGATAAATGAGTATCTCGTTCTCATTTCTGTTCAAAAAGAGAACGAACACCTAAGAAAACAGCTAACAAAATGCATGCTTGAGTGTAAAAACAAAGATAAAAACGATAGCAACATTCAAGAAGCATCGTTTTCATTTAAAGGAAACTTCGACAGCACAACCATATATCTAAGAACAGCCAAAGAGCTAAACATCAAGAAAAACTACTGTTTTGTCTTGGAAGACAACATGCATCTTGTTGGTATTGTAAAAGAGAGAATAAAAAATCACATCTACAAGGCCTATACGGTTTTCAATCCTTCATTTGTTGCGGATGTAAAAATAGTCGGAGACGACAATCAAACATTCAGAGCTCTCTACATGGGCAATGAGTACTCACCAAAGGTTGAGTTTTTAGACCCGAATGTTGAAGTGAAAGAAGGAGACTCTGTATATACAACGGGTGAGATGGGTATATTTCCACCAAACCTGTTTATAGGAACCGTAAAAAGGGTAAAAAGCGTAAATGGATACTATAAGGTTGCTTTTGTGGATATAAAAAGGAGCTTTTTTAACAAATGGAAGGTGTTAATAGTTTGCAGAAAAAAATAG
- the mrdA gene encoding penicillin-binding protein 2 — translation MAKRDKYILNKADIVKKSADYLSLIIAVSFIIIIARLFYLQIIKGNYFLDLSKKNSIRLIGIAPPRGDIKTSDGVLYAKNTPSFSVSIYKTPDLTKKAIEKIAQIISIEPSLIEKKLKLTPYYRSVLIKRDISRNEVFNLLFKGEINRFINIEVTPKRVYPSNAFAYANIVGYLTEVSLDDLKKDPTLKVGELIGRKGIEKKYDKVLRGKWGYKEVQTASNGMVIKTLSETPPKKGKTLTLTINSKLQTYIYELFKEEGLHGAAVVMRPDGAILALVDSDTFNPNYFTERLSKKEWEKLKKKHLLNLFDIATQGAFPPGSLIKPFMALAALKEGIITPNKMIFCPYAVKIGKYIYRDWKPGGFGKINLYRAIESSSDVYFYQVGMKLGINKIDYYLSKFGFGKSPKLFSYCTKGNLPSREWKYRKYKQGWYIGDTISTSIGQGFFLASPLQVALAFSIIANDGIGYKPFLVKDAKREILYIFKSKYYKDIKKALWLVVNGPYGTAYNARIEGLNICGKTGTSQVVKSSVYKKIKKLLKEKKIKPEKAIKYFPHAWFASFAPMNKPQVVVVVFLEHGEYSSKAAAFAGIIYDKLIQLKLILLSHQS, via the coding sequence GTGGCGAAGCGTGATAAATACATCCTAAACAAAGCAGATATAGTAAAAAAGAGTGCCGACTATTTGAGTTTAATAATAGCCGTATCTTTCATCATTATTATTGCTCGACTCTTCTATTTACAAATCATAAAGGGAAACTATTTTTTAGACCTTTCAAAAAAAAACTCAATAAGACTCATAGGAATAGCACCACCAAGAGGAGATATAAAAACATCCGACGGTGTCTTGTATGCAAAAAACACACCATCATTTAGCGTATCAATTTACAAAACACCAGACTTAACAAAAAAGGCGATAGAAAAGATTGCCCAAATTATATCAATAGAGCCATCTCTCATAGAAAAAAAGCTAAAATTAACGCCATATTACAGAAGTGTTCTTATAAAAAGAGACATATCAAGAAATGAAGTATTTAACCTGCTTTTTAAAGGAGAGATAAACAGGTTCATAAACATAGAAGTAACACCAAAAAGGGTATATCCTTCAAATGCTTTTGCCTATGCCAATATTGTTGGATATCTAACGGAAGTCTCTTTGGATGACTTAAAGAAAGACCCAACATTAAAAGTCGGTGAACTAATAGGAAGAAAAGGTATAGAAAAGAAATACGACAAAGTATTAAGAGGGAAATGGGGATACAAGGAAGTTCAAACAGCATCAAACGGTATGGTAATAAAAACACTCTCAGAAACACCGCCAAAAAAGGGCAAGACATTAACGCTTACAATAAACTCTAAGCTCCAGACATACATCTATGAACTGTTTAAAGAAGAAGGTTTACACGGTGCTGCAGTTGTTATGAGACCAGATGGTGCAATCCTTGCATTGGTTGACAGCGATACATTCAATCCCAACTATTTTACAGAGAGACTGAGCAAAAAGGAGTGGGAAAAGCTAAAGAAGAAACACCTTCTAAACCTATTCGATATAGCCACACAGGGTGCATTCCCGCCTGGCTCACTAATAAAACCCTTTATGGCACTTGCAGCTTTGAAAGAAGGAATAATTACACCAAACAAGATGATATTCTGTCCTTATGCGGTTAAAATAGGCAAATACATATATAGAGACTGGAAACCAGGCGGGTTTGGTAAGATAAACCTATACAGAGCAATAGAAAGCTCATCTGATGTCTATTTCTATCAAGTGGGAATGAAGTTGGGAATAAACAAGATAGATTATTATCTATCAAAATTTGGGTTCGGAAAATCACCAAAGCTTTTTAGTTATTGCACAAAGGGTAATCTGCCATCAAGAGAGTGGAAATATAGAAAATACAAACAGGGTTGGTATATTGGTGATACAATATCGACATCCATAGGACAAGGTTTCTTTCTTGCAAGCCCACTTCAAGTTGCCTTAGCCTTCAGCATAATAGCAAACGATGGTATAGGATATAAGCCATTTCTTGTTAAGGATGCAAAAAGGGAAATTCTATATATTTTTAAAAGCAAATATTACAAAGACATAAAAAAAGCTCTATGGCTTGTTGTAAACGGACCTTACGGAACAGCATACAATGCACGCATAGAAGGTTTAAACATATGCGGTAAAACGGGCACAAGCCAGGTCGTAAAAAGCTCAGTGTATAAAAAGATAAAAAAGCTGCTCAAAGAGAAGAAGATAAAACCCGAAAAAGCTATAAAATACTTCCCACATGCCTGGTTTGCATCATTTGCTCCTATGAACAAGCCACAGGTCGTTGTCGTTGTCTTCTTAGAACATGGAGAATACTCATCCAAAGCCGCAGCATTTGCTGGTATAATCTATGACAAACTCATTCAACTCAAGCTCATTTTATTGTCTCACCAATCTTGA
- the rnr gene encoding ribonuclease R: MSRYSIAIIKLLSSYDYKPLNGSELRRALGIPKKQKTAFYRELKKLKKEGKIKKISRSRYVIAKPKKVSDTSILEGILIRKEGAFFLQKDDEEIRLPRLINTAKATEGDEVIVKLEKKSIGITSKVVKITKRNTKNIIGYLIKKPKGWLVSPIDRKIPFVVNVKEKDKKLKEGWLVLARITYIGKSVNGEIVKVYGEPFNPDIDIEVVVDKFGLPFEFSSKIEEELSRIKEPSLDDFKGRTDYRDLPTITIDGADAKDFDDAIDIKQNEDGSFKLYVHIADVSNYVKTESALNEEALNRGFSVYFPGSVIPMLPFKLSNDICSLVPGRDRLTVSVEMDISKNGAIKKYSIKESIIRNKRRMTYDEVQDILDNKLQADEELKKNLKAMEKLASILRKRRFKKGSLDLDIPEPYFIMQDDAIIDIQERPHKFSHSIIEEFMLAANLCVADFLKKHYETYIRRIHEDPDPVKLANLLAFLRKMGIRFELPDEFTSKDLQKILKSVKDEKLKKIVSQMMLRSLKRAEYSTKNKGHFALHFDNYTHFTSPIRRYPDLVVHRMVKAVLNRTKEQFENLESEVKIIQSRELTTENAMFYMNDIKAAQFMKNKIGEIFTGTITTIIPTGFFVRLKEHFVEGFVPANQLKDDYYQYIEYMYAMVGKRKKRIFKLGDDVRVMVVAVDKFAGEIDFTVV; this comes from the coding sequence ATGTCAAGATACTCTATAGCCATTATAAAACTGTTATCTTCGTATGATTACAAGCCGTTAAACGGTTCTGAACTAAGAAGGGCATTAGGCATACCAAAGAAGCAGAAAACAGCATTTTACAGAGAACTAAAAAAACTAAAAAAAGAAGGTAAAATAAAGAAGATATCACGCAGCAGATATGTAATAGCAAAACCAAAAAAGGTATCGGACACATCAATACTTGAAGGCATACTCATAAGGAAAGAAGGTGCATTCTTCCTTCAAAAAGATGACGAAGAGATAAGACTGCCAAGATTGATAAACACAGCTAAAGCAACAGAAGGCGATGAAGTAATAGTAAAACTTGAGAAAAAAAGCATAGGCATAACATCAAAAGTCGTAAAGATAACCAAAAGAAACACAAAAAATATTATTGGTTATCTGATAAAAAAACCCAAAGGTTGGCTTGTATCTCCTATCGATAGGAAAATCCCATTTGTCGTAAATGTAAAGGAGAAGGATAAGAAACTAAAGGAAGGATGGCTTGTCCTTGCGCGCATAACTTACATAGGAAAAAGCGTAAACGGTGAAATAGTAAAGGTATATGGAGAGCCGTTTAATCCAGACATAGACATAGAAGTTGTTGTAGATAAGTTTGGCTTGCCATTTGAGTTTTCAAGCAAAATCGAAGAAGAGTTAAGCAGAATAAAAGAACCTTCCTTAGATGACTTTAAAGGCAGAACAGATTACAGAGACTTACCGACAATCACGATTGACGGAGCAGATGCCAAAGACTTCGACGATGCCATAGATATAAAACAGAATGAAGACGGCTCGTTTAAGCTGTATGTCCATATAGCAGATGTTTCAAACTATGTAAAAACAGAAAGCGCACTAAACGAAGAAGCCCTAAATCGTGGTTTTAGCGTCTATTTTCCGGGCAGTGTCATACCAATGCTTCCATTTAAACTCTCAAACGATATTTGCTCGCTCGTTCCAGGCAGAGACAGGCTAACCGTAAGCGTTGAGATGGACATATCAAAAAACGGTGCAATCAAGAAATACTCGATAAAAGAGAGCATAATAAGAAACAAACGCAGAATGACATACGATGAAGTTCAGGACATATTAGACAATAAACTGCAGGCAGACGAAGAGCTAAAAAAGAATCTAAAGGCTATGGAAAAGCTTGCTTCAATCCTAAGAAAACGCAGATTTAAGAAGGGCAGTCTCGACTTAGACATACCAGAGCCATACTTTATCATGCAGGACGATGCTATAATAGACATTCAAGAAAGACCACATAAGTTTTCACACTCCATTATCGAAGAGTTTATGCTTGCAGCCAATCTATGCGTTGCAGACTTTTTAAAGAAACACTACGAAACTTACATACGCAGAATTCACGAAGACCCAGACCCAGTAAAACTTGCAAACTTATTGGCTTTCTTAAGAAAAATGGGAATAAGGTTTGAACTGCCTGATGAGTTCACATCAAAAGATTTACAAAAGATTCTAAAGAGCGTAAAAGATGAAAAACTCAAAAAGATAGTTTCTCAAATGATGCTAAGGTCATTAAAGAGAGCTGAATACTCAACAAAAAACAAAGGGCATTTTGCACTGCATTTTGACAACTATACGCACTTTACATCACCAATCAGAAGATACCCAGATTTGGTTGTTCACAGAATGGTAAAAGCCGTTTTAAACAGAACAAAAGAGCAGTTTGAAAACCTTGAAAGTGAAGTAAAAATCATTCAAAGCAGAGAACTAACAACAGAGAATGCCATGTTCTATATGAACGACATAAAGGCAGCGCAATTTATGAAAAACAAGATTGGAGAGATATTCACAGGCACAATAACGACGATAATACCAACGGGCTTTTTTGTAAGATTAAAAGAACACTTTGTTGAAGGATTTGTCCCTGCAAACCAACTCAAAGATGATTATTACCAGTATATCGAATATATGTATGCAATGGTTGGAAAAAGAAAAAAGCGCATCTTCAAGTTGGGAGATGATGTTAGGGTAATGGTTGTTGCGGTTGACAAGTTTGCAGGAGAGATAGACTTTACGGTGGTTTAA
- a CDS encoding RelA/SpoT family protein — MEEKIDPLIKQLYDEFKKEIKIKYDEEKLDKAFLYAYQKHKGQTRASGESYIIHPIHVARIVNHFYLDENSLIAALLHDVLEDTDATEEEIKDNFGEDVLFLVKALTKISKVKYKSSEENQADNFRKMIVAMASDLRVILIKLADRLHNMRTICFLKEEKQKRIAKETLDIYAPIAHRLGIYWLKSELEDLSFKYLCPKEYEELEKKVKETISKKQEIIKFIENKIKEDMQEANIECTVSGRVKHLYSIFTKMQRKRVDFDGIYDLLAVRIITNDEKDCYAALGVIHKKYKPLPGRFKDYIALPKPNMYQSIHTTVFGPSDVVVEIQIRTKQMHEIAEEGIAAHYKYKEQKLSIIDKYDQQFLWLRHLLKWQKEIKNPKEFLNTVKVDLFRGEVYVFTPAGDLKVLPRGSTPVDFAYAIHTEVGNRCVGAKVNGRIVPLDYKLANGDIVEIFTQANHLPSKDWLRFVVTSKARSKIKQKVREREKEEAAEIGKGMLSKELAKVNKTLQSLLKDEKFPEILSYFGCNTEQELFEKVGFLKIHPSSVVNRVFPCQKKKQTKQTEKKDVYKIKVDGIDDVVIRLAKCCNPVVGDEIVGYITKNRGIVIHRVDCENIAKVGYDSDRLIEVEWDSDIEQKSMPVKLKITVNNTMGILAKITNLLYQMGIDLQNLKVIFLDKAHKKVLFDLDVEIKNRLELEKLIAELNKDENILKIERGKSFFVHKNHKRVRR, encoded by the coding sequence GTGGAAGAAAAAATAGACCCTTTAATCAAACAGCTTTATGATGAGTTTAAAAAAGAGATAAAGATAAAATATGACGAAGAGAAACTTGATAAGGCCTTTTTGTATGCTTATCAAAAGCACAAGGGACAGACAAGAGCATCGGGTGAAAGTTATATAATCCATCCAATTCATGTAGCAAGAATAGTAAATCACTTCTATTTAGATGAGAACAGCCTTATAGCCGCACTCTTGCACGATGTTTTAGAAGATACAGACGCAACAGAAGAAGAGATTAAAGATAATTTTGGCGAAGATGTTCTATTTTTAGTAAAAGCACTCACAAAAATCAGCAAGGTCAAGTATAAAAGTTCAGAAGAAAATCAAGCTGATAATTTCAGAAAGATGATTGTCGCAATGGCAAGCGACCTGCGTGTTATTCTAATTAAGCTTGCCGACAGACTCCACAACATGAGGACAATCTGTTTTCTAAAGGAAGAGAAACAGAAAAGAATAGCAAAGGAAACCTTAGACATCTATGCACCGATAGCACACAGACTTGGTATTTATTGGCTAAAAAGCGAACTTGAAGATTTAAGCTTTAAATATTTATGTCCAAAAGAGTATGAAGAGTTAGAGAAAAAGGTAAAAGAGACAATATCTAAAAAGCAGGAAATCATAAAGTTCATAGAGAACAAAATAAAAGAAGATATGCAAGAAGCAAATATAGAATGCACGGTTAGCGGCAGGGTTAAGCATCTATACAGTATATTTACAAAGATGCAGAGAAAAAGGGTTGACTTTGATGGCATATACGACTTACTTGCCGTAAGAATCATAACAAACGACGAGAAGGATTGTTATGCGGCTTTGGGCGTTATTCATAAAAAATACAAACCATTACCGGGAAGATTTAAAGATTATATAGCCTTGCCAAAACCAAACATGTATCAGTCGATACATACTACAGTTTTTGGCCCAAGTGATGTGGTTGTCGAGATACAGATAAGAACAAAACAGATGCATGAAATAGCAGAAGAAGGAATTGCAGCCCATTACAAATACAAAGAGCAGAAGCTCTCAATCATAGATAAATACGACCAGCAGTTTTTATGGCTAAGGCATCTTTTGAAGTGGCAAAAAGAGATAAAAAACCCAAAGGAGTTTTTAAACACCGTAAAGGTTGACCTATTCAGAGGGGAAGTCTATGTTTTCACACCTGCTGGAGACTTAAAGGTCCTACCGCGAGGCTCAACACCTGTTGATTTTGCATACGCCATTCACACAGAAGTTGGAAACAGGTGTGTTGGTGCAAAAGTAAATGGCAGAATAGTGCCGCTTGATTACAAACTTGCAAACGGCGATATCGTTGAAATATTCACACAAGCCAATCACCTGCCTTCAAAAGACTGGCTTAGGTTTGTCGTAACAAGCAAAGCAAGAAGTAAAATAAAGCAAAAAGTAAGGGAGAGAGAGAAGGAAGAAGCAGCAGAAATAGGCAAGGGAATGCTCTCAAAAGAGCTTGCAAAGGTCAACAAGACGCTTCAATCCTTGCTGAAAGATGAGAAATTCCCAGAAATCTTGAGCTATTTCGGCTGCAACACAGAGCAAGAGCTGTTTGAAAAGGTTGGATTTTTAAAGATACACCCATCAAGTGTCGTAAATCGGGTTTTCCCTTGTCAAAAGAAAAAACAGACAAAACAGACAGAGAAGAAGGATGTTTATAAGATTAAGGTTGATGGTATAGATGATGTTGTGATAAGGCTTGCAAAATGCTGCAACCCCGTTGTTGGTGATGAGATAGTTGGATACATAACAAAAAACAGAGGCATCGTCATACACAGAGTTGATTGCGAAAACATCGCAAAAGTAGGATACGACAGCGACAGACTCATAGAAGTTGAATGGGACAGCGATATAGAACAAAAAAGCATGCCCGTTAAACTAAAAATAACAGTAAACAACACGATGGGAATACTTGCAAAAATCACAAATCTTTTGTATCAGATGGGCATAGACCTTCAAAACCTGAAGGTCATATTCTTGGACAAAGCCCATAAGAAGGTGCTGTTTGACCTTGATGTGGAGATAAAAAACAGGCTTGAACTTGAAAAGCTTATTGCAGAGTTAAACAAAGACGAAAACATACTCAAAATAGAGAGAGGAAAATCATTTTTTGTTCACAAAAACCACAAAAGAGTAAGGCGGTGA
- a CDS encoding rod shape-determining protein encodes MFKSIMNYFSNDLAIDLGTANTLVYVKGKGIVLNEPSVVAVKTDSKGGKKVLSVGKEAKEMVGRTPGNIEAIKPLKDGVIADFEVTERMLRYFIKKSKGSKSIFKPRIIIAVPHGITQVEKKAVKESAIDAGAREVFLVEEPMAAAIGAGLPVQDAVGSMVVDIGGGTTEVAVISLGGIVHSVSVRTGGDKMDQAIVNYIKKQYSILIGESTAEAIKIEYGSAYPLEEGEEEQLIQVKGIDLITGVPTSIEISTEEIRKALKEPVSVIVASVKDALEKTPPELASDIVDNGIMLTGGGALLKGLDKLIHKETGLPVEVFEEALFAVVKGVGMVLDNIDLLSEVAID; translated from the coding sequence ATGTTTAAATCAATAATGAACTATTTTTCAAATGATTTAGCTATTGACTTAGGAACGGCAAACACTTTGGTTTATGTTAAGGGCAAAGGCATAGTTTTGAACGAGCCAAGCGTCGTTGCAGTAAAAACAGACAGTAAAGGTGGAAAAAAGGTTTTAAGTGTTGGTAAAGAAGCAAAAGAGATGGTTGGAAGAACACCGGGCAACATTGAAGCTATAAAACCATTAAAAGATGGCGTTATAGCAGATTTCGAAGTAACCGAGAGAATGCTCAGATACTTTATAAAGAAATCAAAAGGAAGTAAAAGCATATTTAAGCCAAGAATTATCATAGCTGTGCCACACGGCATAACACAGGTTGAAAAAAAAGCCGTTAAAGAGTCTGCGATAGATGCCGGCGCAAGGGAAGTGTTTTTGGTTGAAGAGCCAATGGCTGCCGCTATCGGAGCCGGTTTGCCCGTTCAGGATGCTGTGGGCAGTATGGTTGTTGATATAGGTGGCGGAACGACAGAAGTCGCTGTTATATCGCTTGGCGGCATTGTTCACAGTGTATCTGTTAGAACTGGTGGCGATAAGATGGATCAAGCGATAGTGAATTACATCAAAAAACAGTATAGCATCTTGATTGGTGAAAGCACGGCAGAAGCGATAAAGATAGAATACGGCAGTGCATATCCTTTGGAAGAAGGTGAAGAAGAGCAGCTCATTCAGGTAAAAGGTATCGATTTGATAACAGGTGTTCCAACATCAATAGAGATATCAACAGAAGAGATAAGAAAAGCCCTAAAAGAGCCAGTTAGCGTTATAGTTGCAAGCGTAAAAGATGCATTAGAAAAAACACCGCCAGAGCTTGCAAGTGATATAGTCGATAATGGCATAATGTTAACCGGTGGCGGAGCATTACTCAAAGGATTAGACAAACTTATTCACAAAGAGACAGGACTGCCTGTTGAAGTGTTTGAAGAAGCCCTTTTTGCCGTTGTAAAAGGCGTGGGTATGGTTCTTGACAACATAGACTTGCTCAGCGAAGTGGCTATAGATTAA
- a CDS encoding DUF370 domain-containing protein: MAVVNIGFGNFINKERIVAIVNPSSTPIKRLREQLEKEGKVIDATQGRKTRSIIIMDSGHVILSGIAVMTIAERVNE, from the coding sequence ATGGCTGTTGTAAATATAGGATTTGGGAATTTTATAAACAAAGAGAGAATTGTTGCTATCGTTAATCCATCATCAACACCTATAAAAAGATTAAGGGAACAACTTGAAAAAGAAGGCAAAGTTATAGATGCAACCCAGGGCAGAAAAACACGCTCAATTATAATAATGGATTCAGGACATGTTATCCTATCTGGCATCGCAGTAATGACAATAGCAGAAAGGGTAAACGAATGA